TTTCCAGTAATTCTTGATTGATCCGATCATTGATCTGTCCGAAAATGTCCTGAATGGGTTGCGCGGCATTGCTACGTACTCTTGAGATATATCGCTGGCCGGGTTTTACATCAAGCTTGATACTGGCAAAACCAGCACCATCCTGACCGCGATTGTGCTGCTTTTCCATCATCAGGTACATCTTATTGATGCCGTAAAAAGCTGTACCGTATTTTTCCTTATAGTATTCTAAAGGTTTAAGAAGTCTGATGAGCGCGATACCGCACTCGTGCTTAAGGGGGTCACTCATTTGAGTATTTTGAGACTTTAAAATTACAATTTACAATACTAATCACTGTCATTCTGGACTGGATCCAGAATCTGTTTACTTCAAGTTTTAGGTCTTCGACAAGCTCAGCCTGACAATTGGTAAAGATTGCTTACCGTGGGCTAGTTCAATTCAAATTTGGTCAAGGCTTTGAATTGTTCTAAACGTGTATTTATTTCATCTTTAGTGATGGATTGCATGCGCTCGGTTCCAAATTTTTCCACACAGAAGGAAGCAAAATTTGATCCATAAATGATCGCCCGCTTCATGTTTTCAAAACTATAATCACCACTAGCAGAAAGGAAACCTGCAAAACCACCAGCAAAAGTGTCCCCAGCTCCCGTAGGATCAAAAACCTCCTCTAGTGGAAGAGCAGGTGCAAAGAAAATGTTCTCTTCATGGAAGAGCAGTGCTCCGTGCTCACCTTTTTTGATTACTACATATTTAGGACCCATCTCTTGGATTTTACGAGCTGCGTTGACCAATGAATATTCGCCTGAAAGTTGTCTCGCTTCTTCATCATTTATGGTAATCACATCCACCTTAGCAATCACTTGGTGTAAAAGATCCAGCGCACTGTCCATCCAGAAGTTCATCGTATCCAGTATGATCAGTTTAGCAGCAGGAGTCTGCTCGATTACACCTAATTGAACGGCAGGGTGGAGGTTCCCTAGCATCACGACTTCGGCATCTTTGAAGTTATCAGGAACGACAGGGTTAAAATCAGCCAATACGTTGAGTTCTGTTGCTAGTGTGTCGCGGGTATTCATGTCATTATGATAACGGCCCGACCAGTAAAAAGTCTTACCGTCTTTAACCACTTCTATACCGTCTGTATTCATGCCGCGGTTTTCCAGCATTTCAAGATATTCTTGAGGAAAATCGCCACCTACCACACTTACAAGACCTACTTCCGTATTGAAATGACTGGCTGATAGTCCTATGAATGTCGCCGCTCCACCCAGGATTTTATCCGTTTTTCCGAAGGGTGTTTCAATTGCATCAAAGGCTACCGTGCCCACTACCACTAATTTGCTCATCTATTTATTTTTTGCAAAAATAGCGGTTTCATTTGAGGTAGAAAGAGTCTGCTCATTTACTTCGTGCCTTAGCCTTCTATTAAGACAAACGACCGCTACGCTTATTGACTTATGACGAAGGACTTGCTGTAAATCGACACATGATTAGCACTTTTTTAATTAGAAAACATTATCAGATTTTTAGGCCATTGTTTAAAGCGAGGCGAGGTTTATATTCCGCTTTCGCGAAAGCGGAAACATCGTAAATCACCTCCAGTTAATCAATGCACGTCTCACAATACGTACTCCTCAAATACTCATCTTCCAGCAACTGAAAAGTGACGCCATCTTCCAGCGCCGGGTCAAAGAGTTTACAGAATCGCGCCTTGTTCTTGTCAATGGCGTTTTGCATGATGGTGCGGTACTCCGGCTGTGCAGTGCGCTCCCGATCCACGATGGTCAGGTTGAGGTAATAGAAAAGGATATTCTGATCTACGGTGAGCTCCTTTGCCTTGGGATCGAGCAGCTCCACCGCCTTATCCACCGAGTCAAAATAGGTGAGATACTGCGCCAGGCTCACATAATCTGCATCGCTTAAACGGGCTTTTTTATAGTGATCGTAAATGTATTTTACGGCTTTGTCCTTTTCCTTGAACTTGTGCTCCTGCATGTAGTTCTGTGCCTTGATGATGTGCAGGTTGATCATGAAACGCTCGATGTGTGG
This genomic interval from Nonlabens spongiae contains the following:
- a CDS encoding PfkB family carbohydrate kinase translates to MSKLVVVGTVAFDAIETPFGKTDKILGGAATFIGLSASHFNTEVGLVSVVGGDFPQEYLEMLENRGMNTDGIEVVKDGKTFYWSGRYHNDMNTRDTLATELNVLADFNPVVPDNFKDAEVVMLGNLHPAVQLGVIEQTPAAKLIILDTMNFWMDSALDLLHQVIAKVDVITINDEEARQLSGEYSLVNAARKIQEMGPKYVVIKKGEHGALLFHEENIFFAPALPLEEVFDPTGAGDTFAGGFAGFLSASGDYSFENMKRAIIYGSNFASFCVEKFGTERMQSITKDEINTRLEQFKALTKFELN